The following are encoded in a window of Glandiceps talaboti chromosome 5, keGlaTala1.1, whole genome shotgun sequence genomic DNA:
- the LOC144435903 gene encoding follistatin-like, whose protein sequence is MKTLGQLACYLVCIAVVLGIMALQARVPAADIDACEDGKCDFPKMCVDNKCVCPEMCTADWKPVCGTDGKTYSNACNLQVKACEGKGNPDLKIQKHDSC, encoded by the exons ATGAAGACACTGGGCCAACTGGCGTGTTATCTGGTTTGCATTGCCGTGGTTCTTGGCATCATG GCCCTACAGGCGAGAGTGCCCGCTGCAGATATAG aTGCATGCGAAGACGGCAAATGCGACTTCCCAAAGATGTGTGTGGATAACAAGTGTGTATGTCCTGAGATGTGCACAGCTGATTGGAAACCAGTGTGTGGTACTGACGGCAAGACGTACAGTAATGCCTGTAATCTACAAGTGAAAGCGTGTGAAGGAAAGGGAAATCCAGACTTAAAGATCCAAAAACATGATAGCTGTTAA
- the LOC144435884 gene encoding histone H2A-like, translating into MSGRGKGGKGKRGKAKSRSARAGLQFPVGRVHRFLRKGNYAKRVGSGAPVYLAAVMEYLAAEILELAGNAARDNKRTRIIPRHLQLAVRNDEELNKLLGGVTIAQGGVLPNIQAVLLPKKSQKK; encoded by the coding sequence ATGTCTGGACGTGGAAAAGGCGGTAAAGGCAAGCGTGGTAAGGCAAAGAGCCGTTCAGCTCGTGCTGGTTTGCAGTTCCCAGTTGGCCGTGTTCATCGTTTCCTACGGAAGGGTAACTACGCAAAGAGGGTCGGTTCTGGTGCTCCAGTTTATCTGGCTGCCGTGATGGAATATCTGGCTGCCGAAATCCTAGAGCTTGCAGGCAACGCTGCTCGTGACAACAAGAGAACAAGGATCATCCCCCGTCATTTGCAGTTGGCTGTCCGTAATGACGAAGAGCTAAACAAGCTTCTGGGTGGTGTAACTATTGCCCAGGGTGGTGTATTGCCAAACATCCAGGCAGTACTCTTGCCAAAGAAAAGCCAAAAGAAATAA